TGTTCTCTTACACGTTGCCATTGTTCAGGTATAGAttcctctctctctttctttctgctAGCTTCTAACAAAACCAATACAATAATGTTCACTCACACAAGCTCAAAAAATTCCACTGCATTAAAATATGTGTCTGCATATGCCAAGATATGATATTATATTGCAACAAATACTCACTCAAACCTCTTAATTGGTTCAATTTCCTGCTACAATGTCGATCTGCACCTTGGTTGGTTCCCTCATAAAAAGCTTAAAATTCTCTGCAAAATGAGTAATATATTCACAAACTTACATCAGTCTACAAAATATCTTGAATCACAGGTTATATACTGAAATAGTTTTCAATGTATTATCATTACTATTTGAAAGgacaagaaaacaaaaaccCAACATTTGACTGATTTGTTTGATTTTgtcatttgaaaaaaatatacagGCAGCTCTTCCTCAGGGAATTGTCCCATTTGTGTTTGCAAAGGAATACAATGTGCACCCTGATATTCTGAGCACTGGGTAAGTCcaaattatgattataaaatgtGTTTTCTGGTAAAATATTGGAATTCTAATTGAAAAATGGTGTTGAAAATGCAGTGTTATTTTTGGGATGTTGATTGCATTGCCCATTACTCTGGTGTACTACATCTTGCTGGGGTTATTATGAGTGAAAGAGAAGATCCATGGAAGCTGGTTTGAGACTTCTTAGAGAAGGAGAACACATCTTCAATCAAATACACAAGCCTCAACATAATTCAATCTAATTATCCTTTCTTTTAGTCAAGATGTAAAATCATGtttgtacataatttttttttataaaatcactgtcttgttattttttaaattatcactCATTAATAGGATGCTTTATTTTCAGTCTATTTATTACTCCTTTATGATCCAAttcaaatttaagaaaaaatatatattttaaagctAGATTAgcttttatatattatgttatttgAAAGACGTAAATATATAATGATATtataatctaaattatttacacacacaacttaaattttaattattaattctaAATTATAATGGAGTAAATGTAAAATGAATCATACTTTTAATTGAAAACATtaataaactaattaaaaatttataaaaaatctttCTTATAATATCGTGTAAATCTTGCTTATAATAATATGGAATACAAATTGTAGCATTTAGTTAAAAATCCTTTAAGACGTGAGGTTGAACATAGAAGGAAGAGGAGGATAAATAAAAGGTATGAAATTGTAGAAGAAGATTATTGCATAGATGTAATAAATGAGTTTGAATATATTTGATGTGTTTGGAAATATACGAAGGTAGAGAAAAATGGGTTTGATTTGATGTGGACTGCTTTGGAATATTAGGGAACAACATTCACAATCTAATCTTCAATTTATACATACATTGCCTTTTTTGAGACACCTTTTCTTTTCAGtcttcctttgtttttcttttttaaaatattaatattcaattgtctaaatcaaatatattaacaccttttttgtttttatgaaaaatatttcattatataaatTTCACTATAGGATATTGTATTGATCGAGGATAAACGATCGGTAGAGATTCCAATATTTGGCTAGAGCCGATCGATACGACTAAAACGATTAAACATAACAAAAGATTAACAAGATCAAACCACGATTAAGCATTAGGtaatacatatttaattatgatccgaaaatataatttatttcaataaaaaaagtcCATGATTACCATATAAATAGTCACACATCTTGAGAAAAATGTATGTCGTTATCATACATTAATTACACCGAGCATCGAATAACGAAATCTCACTTGAGCGTTAGAATGTCTTTTACAAATACCATTTGAGCTTGGAGTTTACAGATATGAGAAGAAGAGACACGAAAGGAGAGTTGTGAAGTTGTTCCGAAAAGAGGAGTAAAGATAGACCGACTCATAAGAAAGACAATCGTTTTCTTAGTTTCAACTCcgtttaagaaaaaatatcGATACTATAATCATTAAAATCtcataaaacaattataaataatttttcaataaaaatattatgaagcattatatttaaaaatatagacTCTTACGTCCTATACTAAGTTTTtgtaagaatttattttttgaataaaatttccCTTGGAAATGGAGGAAGAATTTACCAAAAACTCATGAATTGTTTATGGGCACAGAAGCCCAATATCCCCACTGGTATGGTTTTGCTATAATTTTAAAGGTGTTTCTTCTTGCACATTAACAAATTTCTTTCTTGCACCCCATCAATTTTCAAAAAGGGTGTTTTACTTTTTTCAGAATGTTtctaaaacaaaattttcagAAATGTGTTTTTTGGAATAAATTATTCCGAttctataatttgaaatatattatttagaataaatttatcaaattttataattttgaaatgctcttttcttttaaaaaaataatatttttaaattataaaatccaaaaaatacttttaaatttataaatatcttaTAAATTATACAATACAGAaggtgtaaataaaaaaattccattTTCTTTTAGGATATATTTTTGAAAGGTGTGTTATTAGGAAGATACTGCCAAGAGTGTATCTAAGAAGGGACAGAAAGCACGTGAGTGGAGGCACCAAGAAGATCCTCCCAATTCTACCACATGGAACCACCACGTGGCCAAACATCATTGGCACAATCAGATCCCAACAGATTCATTTTATGTGtaccaaataatatcattttattatttattccaTCAATGTAGTATAATGATAAgatgatttttatttgaatttcttgTATAATATTTTATGCGACCaagcaaatatttttaaaaaatacttatgtaATGTAAAAAAGAGATTATGATgtactttaaaatataaaaaaagagagCTTTGTGTAAACTTTTGAAAAACcacaatattaacaaaatttgaagaaaaaaaagccccactcaacttcaaaataatgcATTCTTATTAAAAGATTATACTTTTTAACTTGCATAGAGATTTACTTATATTCAAATTTGATAGAAAGCTATGAGACTTAACATTTAAATGGTGTTCTCATGTCGGATACATGTATTGGATACCGATACTTGTAAaatatcaaattcaaaaaatatttgttggatttctaaaaattttaacattattttaatataatttttaaaaaaatacattaattttctaaaaactcaaatttattgtataaatttgtattataattacaaaaataaggaacaaatcattttgaaccagcTATGAGAAACatgtttttgttaaatttttttttgaaacatACTTctacacataaatctttattgtcaatttatataatttataattatataatatatagatatgtgtCATCGTATTtgcattttagagattatacttATCTCCGTATCAATATTCTTGTTCGTGTTGTATGAATGTCTTTGGGACATTGATAAAAAGTAACATTTGTTATTATGAATTTAGTGTGAGATTTATGGGTTATAAATAATTTGAGTGATATAAAAAAAGCAGGTGGTGTATAACATATGGTTGATTtaatttgtaataaatattaatagtgAAAAAAGCATAGTGTATATTTGATATGATATTTGTTGTAGAAGAAGATGGtgtgttatatatatagatatagggTTGAAGCGGAGAAAGAAGAGatagaaagaaaggaaagaagggTAATGCAGCAAAGAGGAGGAAGTAACAACCGTAGATCAAGGAGTTTCTCAAGGTCTCGTCTCGCAATTGAAGGCACTTAGCCATCGCACCATTTTCTtctctctgttttcttcttttctcttcttctcttctctgtTCTCTTCTGTTCTGTTCTGTTCCTTCATCAATGGCTTCAGGTCAGATCGcccctttttctttctttctttcttcttccattttgaTCAATTTCAACTTAACTCATCGCTTTTCATTGACTCTTATGTGCAGGAAATGAAAATGGTGTCAATGAGCGCGACATGCAGAAACTCTACTGGGTTCAACATTCCGCTGATTTGTCCGTTGAGGCAATGATGCTCGATTCCAAAGCCGCTCATCTCGACAAGGAAGAGAGACCCGAggtcttctctctctctctctctctcttatcCTTTAatctttgtttcactcaccttGCAATACGCATTTCAAAATATTCTCCTTCAACTTGATCTCTTATAGATTTGATCTGTTCGCTCCAACAAAACCAACAACTGTTGTACTGTTCTTGTGCTGTGTCTTTTCTCCCTCGTCTTGAAAACTGTATGGGTTACACTTTGGACTGCAAATTTTATCTTTTCAGGAAAAGTCATCACTGCTTGCCACATCTTTGCTTTAGATCCATCTATTTTACATTGCTAAAATATGCTTCTGAAGTAAATTCTCTCTTCTTCCTGTGCCATATTTGGGTTTATGGTTATAATTGTGAATCAAATTAGTACTTTATCCTGTTAATTTGCTTTATATTACAAGCAGCAGAGTGGGTTGCAAGTTTCTCTGTGTATGTACACATTTCTCAATATCTCACCCCCTTTTCTTCTTTAAGCTGTTCGTGCTTTTGCAGGCAACTCATCTGTTCTATTTTTGTTTACCTAGGTACTTTCTCTGTTACCGCCGTGTGAAGGAAAGTCCGTTATAGAGCTGGGAGCAGGTATCGGAAGATTTACTGGTGAATTGGCTCAGAAAGCTGGGCAGTTGCTTGCTGTGGACTTCATTGAGAGTGCAATCAAGAAGGTCTTGCATGGTTTCTTTATTCCGAAAATTAATATGGTTTATTCATGCCAATTTTATACATGCGCGCATTATGAAGTAACCTGAATCACTCGTCTTTCGCAATGTTTTGCAGAATGAAAGCATCAATGGACACCACAAGAATGTCAAATTTCTGTGTGCTGATGTCACGTCTCCAAACATGTCGAGTAGTGTTTCTGAAGGATCAGTTGATGTGATTTTCTCGAATTGGTTACTTATGTATCTTTCAGATAATGAGGTCagttttgtttattttagaGAATATAAGTTTGCAAAATTTTCATGATTCTGTTCTCAATGCGGGCCTCCAGGAGTTaccctttttgtttttctcctGATCCCTTAGGTTGAAAAATTAGCTGAAAGGATGATCAAATGGTTAAAAGATGGTGGGTATATATTCTTCAGAGAATCTTGTTTCCATCAGTCGGGAGAttcaaagagaaaacacaacCCTACGCACTACAGGGAACCTAGATTTTACACCAAGGTTTGTTCTTTCGAGTGTGGTTACATTCCTTCCTTAGTCTGTTTGAATAAAAATGTGCTGGACGTCAAGTTTGGTCTCATTTGTAGTGTGTGATTTTTATATTATGGAGTCAAAACCTTTGGATCAAATTCAATAAAGCATATTTTAAAGTGTAATTAAACTGGTTTAGTGGCAGTTTTTGTGGTTGGAAAGATGGACCGTGGATCATGGGTTCCTTTCCAAATTTTAGTGTCTGTTTCGTGTTAAATTCTTTTCAAACTAAAATTTCTTTTTGACAATGATTGGGTTTAAGTACTCATGGATAAGAAGTGCCCAGAAGTTTAACTATTGagattttaatgaaaataatatttttacatgcTATCAACTTAAATCAAACTCAGCTGAAAATTGTCTTAAAACAGATGTAATTCCCTGTTGCAAGAGAAAAGATCTTTGATCTGTTTAATGCCACTGTTTCaagatttttatgttttatgtatAGTTGGCATAGACAAAGAGCTGTCTGTATTTTAGAGGAAACAACcttctctaaaaccttggttttGATGACTTTGATCTCTGAACCCTTTTTCTCATGCAGGTTTTTAAAGAGTGTCATATGAGTGATAATACTGGAAATTCCTTTGAGCTTTCTCTCATTGGCTGTAAATGCATTGGAGCTTATGTCCGAAACAAGAAGAATCAAAACCAGGTAATAAAATTGGGTTTCCATTTCTTGCAAAGTATTGTAATTAATTTCTGCTTACCCAATTGACTGACTATAACTGTTTTGTTGCATAGATCTGCTGGATATGGCAAAAAGTTAAATCAGTAGACGATAGGGGTTTCCAGCGGTTCTTGGATAGAGTTGAATACAGTCATAAGAGTATTTTACGATATGAGCAGATGTATGGCCCAGGCTTTGTGAGCACCGGTGGACTTGGTATGCCTTAAAAATTTTCTTTCTCTGGTTATGCATTACTATCGTAGAGATCTTTCCTTTTTCCTTAAAACTGATATGGTAGTATGATCTTACTTACTGTCCACAAGAGCGATCTCTTCTCATTTACCGGATATACATAACCAGCTGGTTGCTATGTAGTGATTTGCTCCATGACTACAAGGTCTTCATAAGTtatgattttggaattgtgAGAGGGACCTTGCCGTGCAAGAAAGAGTTGTTCATTATTTTCCtacttttttctttcattctgaAAATGTAGTTTCTGTCAATGGCGAAATATTTGTACGACAGCTCCATTTAATATAGTTTTGATTTTTAGACTATTTCATAAACTTTTTGCAAAATGTGGCATTTCATCATTcttagtttaatatattttttgttatagaAATATGTAATTATACTCTTTTGATTaataaattcagttgttatgaacatatttatatgcatatttttttctctctactAGCATATAGGAAGTGTAGTCTCTTTTTGGTAAAAATGACTAGAAGATCTGATACTTTGATCACTTAATGTTGTTCTATTTTTCCTCTTATTCTTAGATTGCTTAATATTGTATCATACTTgggtatttttttaaatcttttttcttCTGAAAATCTCATGGTCTGAATCTTGGAGGTCAGGTGCTGTGTGTTTATAATTGTTGTCTCTATGTATCTTAACCTGCCATGTTCTGCTTCTCTGCTTGGCAGAAACGACAGAGGAATTTGTGGCAAAACTAGGATTAAAGCCTGGTCAGAAAGTTCTGGATGTTGGTTGTGGTGTTGGGGGAGGTGATTTCTACATGGCTGAAAATTTTGATGTCGAGGTTGTTGGCAT
The sequence above is a segment of the Phaseolus vulgaris cultivar G19833 chromosome 2, P. vulgaris v2.0, whole genome shotgun sequence genome. Coding sequences within it:
- the LOC137813052 gene encoding phosphoethanolamine N-methyltransferase, which translates into the protein MASGNENGVNERDMQKLYWVQHSADLSVEAMMLDSKAAHLDKEERPEVLSLLPPCEGKSVIELGAGIGRFTGELAQKAGQLLAVDFIESAIKKNESINGHHKNVKFLCADVTSPNMSSSVSEGSVDVIFSNWLLMYLSDNEVEKLAERMIKWLKDGGYIFFRESCFHQSGDSKRKHNPTHYREPRFYTKVFKECHMSDNTGNSFELSLIGCKCIGAYVRNKKNQNQICWIWQKVKSVDDRGFQRFLDRVEYSHKSILRYEQMYGPGFVSTGGLETTEEFVAKLGLKPGQKVLDVGCGVGGGDFYMAENFDVEVVGIDLSINMISLAIERAIGLNYAVEFDCADCFKKSYPDNTFDVIYTRDTMLHVKDKPTLFRSFYKGLKPGGKILITDYCKSAQSPSSEFAEYIKKGGYYLHDMKAYEKMLEDAGFDDLIAEDRTDQFVKTLQKELDALENKKDDFIRDFSEEDYNEIVERWKAKQSRGASKEQMWGLFIAKKN